A genomic window from Deltaproteobacteria bacterium includes:
- a CDS encoding FAD-dependent oxidoreductase, which produces MPDIIVIGGGPGGTAAATRAAQLGAQVTVIERAHLGGNCVNNNCIPLTSLLASVELYRRIGQAGDMGIQVGPASLNVPGMIARKDRIVQDLREGITGLLPTFGIEIVQGQARLVDAKTVEVDGQRLRATRAIILATGARWAPLPPGVEDVLRPDEAIKLDSVPGRLLIWGGGASDIEFATLYAALGSQVTLAVDGPYPLPMEDYEIGQRLQGILQNQGIQVMNDVRVKSAMRTGGGLDVTLSGLKGETPVVVDKLLWAGRVPATNGLGLEEAGVKLADGAVIVDARMQTSVPCVYALGDLTGGRMYSSLATAGGLVAAENAMGRNRRLDQRAVPRYAFSIPEVATVGLTEDEATDKGYDVEVANIAYGTNTRAMGLGEVEGGIKFVTDRKLGKVLGVHIVGHRATELIAEATLGIQLEALAEDFAWAIRIHPTLSESMVEAGRAILGQALTPAVGVTWEMRCFSSSTRRSSRWVVQAEAKICVHPPTISGNSALKSSQPSAVDA; this is translated from the coding sequence ATGCCGGATATCATCGTTATAGGAGGGGGACCGGGTGGGACTGCCGCCGCGACTCGCGCCGCACAGCTTGGCGCGCAGGTGACCGTGATTGAGCGTGCACACCTGGGCGGTAACTGCGTCAATAACAACTGCATCCCCTTGACCAGCCTGCTGGCGAGCGTCGAGTTGTACCGGCGCATCGGCCAGGCCGGTGACATGGGCATCCAGGTAGGACCAGCCTCGCTCAATGTGCCCGGGATGATTGCTCGCAAGGATCGCATCGTTCAAGATTTGCGCGAGGGGATAACGGGCCTGCTGCCGACCTTTGGCATCGAGATCGTTCAGGGCCAGGCCCGTCTCGTGGATGCGAAGACGGTCGAGGTGGATGGACAACGCTTGCGGGCAACCCGCGCCATCATCCTGGCGACCGGGGCGCGGTGGGCGCCGTTGCCGCCTGGCGTGGAGGATGTCCTGCGGCCCGACGAGGCGATCAAGCTCGACTCGGTGCCGGGCCGGCTGCTCATCTGGGGCGGGGGTGCGTCTGACATCGAGTTTGCCACGTTATATGCCGCGCTGGGCAGCCAGGTGACGCTCGCCGTGGACGGGCCATACCCCTTGCCCATGGAAGATTACGAAATCGGTCAGCGGCTCCAGGGCATCTTGCAGAACCAGGGCATCCAGGTGATGAACGACGTCCGCGTCAAGTCCGCGATGCGCACCGGCGGGGGGTTGGATGTCACCCTGTCCGGTTTGAAGGGCGAGACTCCGGTCGTGGTGGACAAATTGCTATGGGCCGGTCGCGTCCCGGCGACCAACGGGCTGGGATTGGAGGAGGCAGGTGTCAAACTGGCCGACGGCGCCGTCATCGTGGACGCCCGCATGCAGACGAGCGTGCCGTGCGTCTATGCCCTGGGCGATCTGACCGGCGGGCGGATGTATTCCTCGCTGGCAACGGCCGGGGGTCTGGTGGCCGCGGAAAACGCGATGGGACGCAATCGCCGCCTGGATCAACGCGCGGTGCCGCGCTATGCGTTCTCGATCCCCGAAGTCGCTACCGTCGGCCTGACCGAAGACGAGGCAACTGACAAGGGCTACGACGTTGAGGTCGCCAACATCGCCTATGGAACAAACACGCGGGCGATGGGCCTGGGCGAGGTCGAAGGCGGCATCAAGTTCGTCACCGACCGCAAGCTGGGCAAGGTCTTGGGCGTTCACATCGTCGGCCACCGGGCGACCGAATTGATCGCCGAAGCGACACTGGGTATCCAGCTCGAAGCCCTGGCTGAGGATTTTGCGTGGGCTATCCGGATTCACCCGACGCTGAGCGAGAGTATGGTGGAGGCCGGGCGAGCGATCCTTGGCCAGGCGTTGACGCCCGCCGTCGGGGTGACATGGGAGATGCGCTGCTTCTCGTCGAGCACCCGCCGGTCATCACGCTGGGTTGTGCAGGCGGAAGCGAAGATTTGCGTGCATCCTCCGACTATCTCCGGCAACTCGGCATTGAAGTCATCCCAACCGAGCGCGGTGGACGCATGA
- a CDS encoding thiamine pyrophosphate-dependent dehydrogenase E1 component subunit alpha, with product MAEITKDKLLWIYERMRFIREFENRAAELFAQGKVPGFVHLYAGEEAIAVGVCALLSDRDYITSTHRGHGHCIAKGVDIKAMMCELYGKKNGSCKGKGGSMHIADVDKGMLGANGIVGAGGPLACGAGLTAKVKGTDQVTVCFFGDGAAAQGTMHESMNLASIWKLPVIFVCENNGYAQTTPSCYHCAAADIADRATAYNMPGFSVDGTDLFAVYEAAGEAIARARRGEGPTLIECKAFRYYGHFEGDNLSYFTEEERAGQKTRDPIDKFTKRVTERKLLSEAELAKIDARAKEVLDEAIQLAEQSPYPALEEVLTDVYVSY from the coding sequence ATGGCTGAAATCACCAAGGACAAGCTGCTCTGGATCTATGAACGTATGCGGTTCATTCGCGAGTTCGAAAACCGGGCAGCCGAGTTGTTTGCGCAGGGTAAGGTGCCGGGTTTTGTGCACCTGTACGCCGGCGAAGAGGCCATCGCCGTCGGGGTATGCGCCCTTCTGAGCGACCGCGATTATATCACTTCGACGCACCGCGGCCACGGCCACTGCATCGCCAAGGGCGTGGACATCAAGGCGATGATGTGCGAGCTGTACGGAAAAAAGAACGGCTCATGCAAAGGTAAGGGCGGCTCGATGCACATCGCCGATGTAGACAAAGGCATGTTGGGCGCGAACGGAATCGTCGGCGCAGGCGGTCCGTTGGCCTGTGGTGCGGGCTTGACTGCCAAGGTCAAAGGAACGGATCAGGTGACCGTCTGCTTCTTTGGCGACGGCGCTGCCGCGCAGGGCACGATGCACGAGTCCATGAACCTGGCGTCCATCTGGAAACTGCCGGTGATCTTTGTCTGCGAAAACAACGGCTATGCCCAGACGACGCCATCGTGCTACCACTGCGCCGCCGCGGACATTGCCGACCGGGCGACGGCTTACAACATGCCGGGCTTTAGTGTGGACGGCACCGACCTGTTCGCCGTCTATGAAGCCGCCGGTGAAGCTATCGCGCGGGCGCGGCGAGGCGAGGGGCCAACGCTTATCGAGTGCAAAGCTTTCCGCTACTATGGTCACTTCGAGGGCGATAACCTGAGCTATTTCACGGAAGAGGAAAGGGCCGGGCAAAAGACGCGCGACCCGATTGACAAGTTCACCAAGCGCGTGACCGAGCGCAAACTGTTGTCGGAAGCCGAACTGGCCAAAATTGACGCCCGCGCCAAGGAGGTCCTTGACGAGGCCATCCAATTAGCCGAGCAATCGCCTTATCCAGCCCTGGAAGAGGTCCTGACCGACGTTTATGTAAGCTACTAG
- a CDS encoding NAD(+)/NADH kinase, producing the protein MSHVGIIANPASGKDIRRLVAHASVFNNNEKVNILQRVLLALDAIGIDRVSIMPDYYGIGERALDMLRLSSLRADILDMPMISTDEDSTTAARRLSEMNVGSIVVLGGDGTNRVVGKGSGCVPIVTISTGTNNVFPVMVEGTIAGMAAGLVALGAVDAEAVTYQAKRLEVYIDGELVDIALVDVLSSCDLWIATRAIWDHSHIQEIVLARAEPGSIGLSSVGSCFQALSARDGYGMYLALGPGGTQVLAPIGPGLVTRVPVREHHLVPVGSTVTLSSNPCTIALDGERSIEVYGTRTITVRLTNNGPRVVDIARCMEEATRCGVFQRLGNSKERD; encoded by the coding sequence ATGTCGCATGTAGGGATCATCGCCAACCCGGCTTCCGGTAAGGACATCCGCCGCCTGGTCGCCCATGCGTCGGTGTTCAATAACAACGAAAAGGTCAACATCCTGCAACGGGTGCTGCTGGCCCTGGACGCCATCGGCATTGATCGGGTGAGCATCATGCCCGATTACTATGGCATCGGAGAAAGGGCGTTGGATATGTTGAGACTGTCCTCGCTGCGCGCCGACATTCTGGATATGCCGATGATATCAACCGACGAGGATTCGACTACGGCGGCAAGGCGGCTGAGCGAGATGAATGTCGGCAGCATCGTGGTCTTGGGCGGCGATGGCACTAACCGCGTCGTAGGGAAAGGTAGCGGCTGCGTCCCCATCGTCACGATCTCTACCGGCACCAACAACGTCTTTCCTGTGATGGTCGAAGGCACCATCGCGGGGATGGCCGCCGGTTTGGTCGCGCTGGGCGCGGTGGATGCGGAGGCAGTGACTTATCAAGCCAAGCGGCTGGAAGTGTATATTGACGGCGAGCTGGTGGACATTGCGCTGGTGGACGTACTGTCCAGTTGTGATCTGTGGATTGCCACGCGGGCCATCTGGGACCACAGCCACATCCAGGAAATTGTCCTGGCGCGCGCCGAGCCGGGCAGCATCGGCCTGTCGTCGGTCGGCAGTTGCTTTCAGGCGCTGAGCGCCCGCGATGGGTATGGGATGTACCTGGCGCTCGGTCCAGGCGGCACACAGGTGCTCGCCCCGATAGGGCCGGGCTTGGTCACGCGAGTCCCCGTTCGGGAACACCACCTGGTGCCTGTTGGAAGCACGGTGACGCTGAGTTCCAATCCCTGCACCATTGCCCTCGATGGCGAGCGCTCTATAGAGGTGTACGGCACGCGGACGATCACCGTCCGACTGACGAATAATGGCCCCCGCGTCGTGGATATTGCCCGTTGCATGGAAGAAGCCACCCGCTGCGGAGTTTTTCAACGGCTTGGCAACTCGAAAGAGAGGGACTGA
- a CDS encoding alpha-ketoacid dehydrogenase subunit beta, whose amino-acid sequence MTTRIISYREAINEAIRLEMRRDSAVILMGEDVAGGAATHLEEKGEEAWGGDLGVTKGLVQEFGRSRVRDTPISESSFIGAAVGAASTGLRPIAELMFVDFLGVCLDQIFNQGGKMRYMFGGKAKVPMVIRTLYGAGFRAAAQHSAVLYSIFTHMPGLKVVAPSTPYNAKGLLMAAIRDDDPVIYMEHLVLLDSSGPVPEGEYIVPLGKAEIARTGKDVTVVAIGRMRLFALQAAEALAKDGIDVEVVDPQSLSPLDESTILESVKKTHRLVVVDESNPRCSVANDIVTLAAQQAFAYLDSAPRTVTAPHTPVPFSPPLEDAYIPSPAKIVAAVKEAVA is encoded by the coding sequence ATGACTACCCGAATTATTTCTTACCGTGAAGCAATCAATGAGGCCATCCGGCTAGAGATGCGACGTGACTCCGCTGTGATTCTGATGGGCGAGGACGTGGCGGGCGGCGCGGCTACGCATCTGGAGGAAAAGGGCGAGGAAGCGTGGGGCGGTGACCTGGGCGTCACCAAGGGCCTCGTCCAAGAGTTTGGCCGGTCGCGCGTGAGAGACACACCCATCAGCGAATCGTCGTTCATCGGCGCGGCCGTCGGCGCGGCTTCCACCGGTCTGCGCCCCATCGCCGAGTTGATGTTTGTAGACTTTTTAGGCGTGTGCCTGGATCAGATTTTCAACCAGGGCGGCAAGATGCGCTACATGTTCGGCGGCAAGGCCAAGGTGCCGATGGTGATCCGCACGCTGTACGGCGCCGGCTTTCGCGCAGCCGCCCAGCACTCGGCTGTGCTGTATTCGATCTTTACACACATGCCAGGCCTCAAGGTCGTCGCGCCTTCCACACCATACAATGCCAAGGGCCTGCTCATGGCGGCCATCCGCGACGACGACCCGGTGATTTACATGGAGCATCTCGTACTCCTCGACTCGTCGGGACCGGTGCCTGAGGGCGAATATATCGTCCCGCTCGGCAAGGCCGAGATCGCCCGCACCGGCAAGGACGTGACCGTGGTCGCCATCGGTCGCATGAGGCTGTTTGCCCTGCAAGCGGCAGAAGCTCTGGCCAAGGACGGTATTGACGTCGAAGTTGTTGACCCGCAAAGTCTCTCACCGCTGGACGAAAGCACCATTCTCGAATCGGTCAAAAAGACTCACCGTCTGGTGGTCGTGGACGAGAGCAATCCGCGCTGCAGTGTCGCCAATGACATTGTCACGCTGGCCGCTCAGCAGGCATTTGCCTACCTGGACTCGGCGCCGCGAACGGTCACGGCACCGCACACGCCGGTACCATTTAGCCCTCCGCTGGAGGATGCCTATATTCCCAGCCCGGCCAAAATCGTTGCCGCAGTCAAGGAGGCTGTCGCATAA
- a CDS encoding lipoate--protein ligase, producing MDAIRLLDLGHVPPIRSQTIYHAVAYALDGNTHDTIILVAPSEPYVCIGFHQELEKEIDVEYCHAHGLPMVRREVGGGAVYLDKNQLFMQWVFHRDLLPCDINERFALYVKPLVETYHTIGIPAHYRPINDVHVEGKKIGGTGAAQMGMAEVVVGSLMFDFNFELMSQVLKVSSEKMRDKIFQSLNEYMTTMTRQLGYTPDRDAVIKIYMGKAQATLGRPILRGELTARELALAVELDEQFVTDEWLYQKGGLRQAGVKIHQDVRVREVALKTPGGLIRVTARVRDGRIDDVTLSGDFTMLPKFAPGVLEQALRGTALEASAVRARIEDMYRSIAIQSPGLTTGDLTNAIMLLAQQ from the coding sequence ATGGACGCCATTCGCTTGCTCGACCTGGGGCATGTTCCGCCGATTCGTTCGCAAACGATTTACCACGCCGTTGCCTACGCTCTTGACGGGAACACGCACGACACCATCATTCTCGTCGCGCCGAGCGAGCCATACGTCTGCATCGGCTTTCATCAGGAACTCGAAAAAGAAATAGATGTAGAGTACTGCCACGCGCACGGATTGCCGATGGTTCGACGCGAAGTTGGCGGCGGCGCGGTGTATCTCGATAAGAACCAATTGTTTATGCAGTGGGTTTTTCACCGAGACTTGCTGCCGTGCGACATTAACGAGCGCTTTGCGCTGTATGTCAAGCCGCTCGTCGAAACGTATCACACGATTGGCATCCCCGCACACTATCGTCCCATCAATGACGTACACGTGGAGGGCAAAAAAATAGGCGGCACGGGCGCGGCGCAGATGGGCATGGCCGAAGTCGTCGTCGGATCGCTGATGTTCGATTTCAATTTCGAGTTGATGTCGCAAGTGCTCAAGGTCTCGTCGGAAAAGATGCGCGACAAAATTTTCCAGTCGCTCAACGAGTACATGACGACGATGACGCGTCAGCTCGGCTATACGCCTGACCGCGACGCCGTTATCAAGATTTATATGGGAAAGGCGCAAGCCACACTCGGACGCCCCATCTTGCGCGGCGAGCTGACCGCCAGGGAGCTTGCGCTTGCAGTGGAACTTGACGAGCAATTTGTGACGGACGAGTGGCTGTACCAAAAGGGGGGCTTGCGGCAAGCCGGAGTCAAGATTCACCAGGATGTGCGCGTGCGGGAAGTGGCTTTGAAAACGCCGGGAGGCCTCATCCGTGTGACCGCCCGGGTGCGCGACGGGCGGATTGACGATGTAACGCTCTCCGGCGATTTCACGATGCTGCCCAAGTTCGCGCCGGGCGTGCTCGAACAGGCGTTGCGCGGGACGGCGTTGGAAGCGAGCGCCGTCCGGGCACGCATCGAAGATATGTATCGCAGCATCGCCATTCAATCGCCAGGCCTGACAACCGGCGATTTAACAAACGCGATCATGCTTCTCGCGCAGCAGTGA
- a CDS encoding DUF6506 family protein — MALKAAFIFLAPDVDPAKHRSTVMTPAVELTAVAARDYAEAEKVAQSLVAEGVQAIELCGGFGNVGTARIVKAVAGKAAVGAVRFDGHPGLGGKSGDELFEG, encoded by the coding sequence ATGGCATTGAAAGCAGCATTCATTTTCTTGGCGCCGGACGTTGACCCGGCGAAACATCGCTCTACAGTAATGACGCCTGCAGTGGAATTGACGGCCGTCGCGGCCCGTGATTATGCCGAGGCGGAGAAGGTAGCCCAATCATTGGTGGCCGAAGGCGTGCAGGCGATCGAGTTGTGCGGTGGGTTCGGCAACGTAGGAACGGCTCGGATCGTCAAGGCGGTCGCCGGCAAGGCGGCAGTTGGGGCCGTTCGCTTCGATGGACACCCCGGGCTGGGGGGCAAAAGCGGCGATGAGCTGTTTGAAGGATAA
- the lipA gene encoding lipoyl synthase — protein sequence MTLGCAGGSEDLRASSDYLRQLGIEVIPTERGGRMTYHGPGQLVVYPILKLPNDDLHDYLWRLEQVALEVLNEWDIAARRVERHPGVWIGRDKIAAVGVAVQDRVTTHGLALNVDPDMAHFQLIVPCGLNSRGVTSMRAVLGKPVAMEEVEHSFAAAFSRVFMRQVAPRLMPGPWLVAPAPQEATARIEQLVADLSLHTVCQEAACPNIGECWARGTATFMLLGNVCTRHCRFCNVKSGHPLPPDPQEPCRVAEAAVRMGLHHVVFTSVTRDDLPDGGAGQFVLTIQAIRNRLPGTTVEVLVPDFCGSLPALDTVAAARPDVFNHNVETVERLSNKVRAKAGYRRSLAVLAWAKQRRLTTKSGLMVGLGETCGEVIETMRDLRRSGCDILTIGQYLQPTSRQIEVADHVHPVVFAWYREVGQALGFQMVMAEPLVRSSYHAEEVRAGKMMPGVFSSGAVGNSTSREL from the coding sequence ATCACGCTGGGTTGTGCAGGCGGAAGCGAAGATTTGCGTGCATCCTCCGACTATCTCCGGCAACTCGGCATTGAAGTCATCCCAACCGAGCGCGGTGGACGCATGACGTATCACGGCCCGGGCCAACTGGTTGTTTATCCAATCCTGAAATTGCCGAACGATGACCTGCATGATTATCTATGGCGATTGGAGCAGGTCGCGCTGGAGGTTCTGAACGAATGGGACATCGCCGCCAGGCGTGTCGAGCGGCACCCGGGCGTATGGATCGGACGAGACAAGATCGCGGCAGTGGGCGTGGCGGTGCAGGATCGGGTGACGACTCACGGACTGGCGCTCAATGTTGATCCCGACATGGCACACTTTCAGTTGATCGTCCCGTGCGGCTTGAACAGCCGTGGCGTCACATCCATGCGGGCAGTCCTGGGGAAGCCAGTGGCGATGGAGGAAGTCGAACACAGTTTCGCTGCTGCCTTTAGCCGCGTGTTCATGCGCCAGGTCGCGCCGCGTTTGATGCCCGGGCCATGGCTGGTTGCTCCCGCGCCCCAGGAAGCGACGGCGAGAATTGAGCAATTGGTCGCCGATTTGAGTTTACATACTGTTTGCCAGGAAGCCGCCTGTCCGAACATCGGTGAATGTTGGGCGCGGGGCACGGCCACGTTCATGCTGCTCGGCAATGTGTGTACTCGTCACTGTCGCTTTTGCAACGTGAAATCCGGCCACCCGCTTCCACCCGATCCACAGGAACCTTGCCGTGTCGCCGAGGCGGCTGTGAGAATGGGTCTGCATCATGTCGTCTTCACCTCGGTCACGCGCGACGACCTGCCCGATGGCGGCGCCGGCCAGTTCGTCTTGACCATCCAGGCCATTCGTAACCGCTTGCCCGGTACGACGGTCGAGGTACTTGTTCCCGATTTCTGCGGGTCGCTCCCGGCTCTGGACACTGTGGCCGCCGCACGGCCCGATGTGTTCAATCACAATGTTGAGACCGTCGAGCGGCTGTCTAACAAAGTGCGGGCCAAGGCCGGGTATCGCCGTTCGCTGGCCGTGCTGGCCTGGGCCAAACAGCGAAGACTGACAACCAAATCAGGGTTGATGGTCGGCCTGGGCGAGACGTGCGGTGAAGTGATCGAGACAATGCGTGACCTGCGCCGCTCCGGTTGCGACATTCTGACCATCGGCCAGTATCTTCAGCCGACGAGCCGGCAAATCGAGGTGGCCGATCACGTCCACCCGGTCGTGTTCGCGTGGTATCGTGAGGTAGGTCAAGCCCTGGGTTTTCAAATGGTCATGGCCGAGCCTTTAGTGCGCAGCTCGTACCATGCGGAAGAAGTCCGGGCAGGGAAAATGATGCCCGGTGTTTTCAGTTCAGGAGCTGTTGGCAACTCCACAAGTAGAGAACTTTGA
- a CDS encoding 3-keto-5-aminohexanoate cleavage protein, translating to MTKGKVNWEWVNEWKKDPTPLGGHEEFQCIWIPYGLPEIVDPVNTKYGIGVEVQPKWNIPKKVFVSQTIVGAFYSKKGNPNHPIEPDEIKEQALACLEAGAPNVHIHVRDKDGYNVLDPELFHYVIDPIRKQYPDRIVCGCMVPFQKGEWPKMIECLQDGLFDQTPINSVAAYCGDTVFVKPPHVMIEKTRICQELGVKPQVAVYSDGDIDNANRYLIKTGLLEKPYYWIILPTLPGGSPMQNPKAMVEVLMHYTNRIKEIDEGSQIVVCASGRASSFLTAFALLLGLHIRVGMEDSVWRWPHRDDKIKNNLETYLAAKQMIELLGREIIAPAEFRKLMGMRKPGGKLKG from the coding sequence ATGACAAAGGGAAAAGTAAATTGGGAATGGGTAAACGAGTGGAAAAAAGACCCTACTCCTTTGGGAGGACATGAAGAGTTCCAATGCATCTGGATTCCGTATGGCCTTCCGGAGATTGTTGATCCCGTCAATACTAAATACGGTATTGGGGTTGAGGTTCAGCCGAAGTGGAACATTCCCAAAAAAGTATTTGTGTCTCAGACCATTGTTGGAGCCTTTTACAGTAAGAAGGGTAACCCAAATCACCCCATCGAACCGGATGAAATTAAAGAGCAGGCTTTGGCATGCCTTGAAGCGGGAGCTCCGAACGTACATATTCATGTTCGGGATAAGGACGGATACAATGTGTTGGATCCCGAACTTTTTCACTACGTGATTGACCCCATAAGGAAACAGTATCCTGATAGGATCGTGTGCGGATGTATGGTCCCATTTCAGAAAGGCGAATGGCCAAAAATGATCGAGTGTTTACAAGATGGGCTCTTTGATCAGACACCCATTAATAGTGTGGCCGCCTACTGTGGAGATACCGTCTTTGTGAAACCGCCTCATGTCATGATTGAAAAGACGCGAATTTGCCAGGAACTCGGCGTCAAACCGCAAGTTGCTGTTTACAGTGACGGTGATATCGACAACGCGAATCGATATCTAATTAAGACCGGGCTTCTGGAGAAACCCTATTACTGGATTATTCTCCCGACGCTCCCCGGCGGCTCGCCAATGCAGAATCCCAAAGCTATGGTTGAAGTACTGATGCACTATACAAACAGAATAAAGGAAATCGATGAAGGTTCTCAAATTGTTGTCTGTGCATCCGGCAGGGCATCATCGTTCCTCACGGCTTTTGCCCTCCTTCTTGGCCTTCATATTCGGGTTGGTATGGAGGATTCCGTATGGAGATGGCCACATCGAGATGACAAAATTAAGAACAATCTCGAAACCTACCTGGCAGCCAAGCAAATGATTGAGCTCCTTGGACGTGAGATCATTGCGCCCGCTGAATTTCGAAAGTTAATGGGAATGAGAAAGCCGGGTGGAAAACTCAAAGGGTAG
- a CDS encoding dihydrolipoamide acetyltransferase family protein, giving the protein MAIKIIMPKLGMAMTEGIVAKWNKRDGDWVNKDEEIAVVMSKKITYKLKAPESGVLRIIVREKETRPINSVIAFITAPGEPVPAVEDVAPAAAATAVTTEVPAPAAPPPAKPGFVLASPAARRLAKEKGIDLAQAKGTGPDGMVTETDVTRFIDEIAQAAEVLATSAARKLAEQRGLKLAEIPGTGIGGRITEQDVLAFEAQAKAPSSAAPTEAATPAARVFPFAGMRQAIAEHMVESLHNMAQLTMMMEVDVTDLVRLREQVKADFDVTYTDLAVKAVAKTLKLHPMLNATLIGDEVHQIESIHIGVAVALQDGLIVPVVCDADKRTVQEIAREVRRLAQGAREDTLTVDEVMGSTFTITNLGAYGIDGFTPIINSPEAAIMGVGRIVERVVVHDDQIARRKMMVLSLTIDHRLIDGATGAEFMRSLKEMIENPYRLLV; this is encoded by the coding sequence GTGGCGATCAAGATAATCATGCCCAAGTTAGGTATGGCGATGACCGAAGGAATTGTCGCCAAGTGGAACAAGCGCGACGGCGACTGGGTGAACAAGGACGAAGAGATCGCCGTCGTGATGAGCAAAAAAATCACTTACAAGCTCAAAGCGCCCGAGTCGGGCGTGCTGCGCATCATTGTCAGGGAGAAAGAAACGCGGCCCATAAACTCAGTCATCGCTTTTATTACTGCGCCCGGCGAGCCGGTCCCGGCAGTCGAGGATGTCGCTCCGGCAGCCGCCGCTACGGCTGTGACGACTGAGGTTCCCGCGCCGGCCGCTCCACCCCCGGCCAAGCCCGGCTTTGTGTTGGCTTCCCCGGCTGCCCGCCGACTGGCAAAGGAGAAGGGAATTGACCTGGCTCAAGCGAAAGGCACCGGGCCCGATGGCATGGTGACCGAGACAGACGTAACGCGCTTTATCGATGAAATCGCTCAAGCCGCCGAGGTGCTGGCGACATCGGCGGCCCGTAAGCTCGCCGAGCAGCGCGGTCTTAAACTGGCCGAGATCCCCGGCACCGGCATCGGCGGACGGATCACCGAGCAGGATGTTCTGGCTTTTGAAGCGCAGGCTAAGGCCCCGTCATCAGCCGCGCCGACAGAGGCGGCCACGCCTGCAGCCCGCGTCTTCCCGTTCGCCGGGATGCGCCAGGCCATCGCCGAACACATGGTCGAGAGCCTGCACAACATGGCTCAACTGACCATGATGATGGAAGTGGACGTCACCGACCTGGTCAGGTTGCGCGAGCAGGTCAAGGCTGATTTTGATGTGACATACACTGATTTGGCGGTCAAGGCCGTAGCCAAGACGCTCAAACTTCATCCTATGCTGAACGCGACGCTCATCGGCGACGAGGTTCATCAGATCGAGTCCATTCACATCGGCGTCGCCGTGGCGCTGCAAGATGGGCTGATTGTCCCCGTTGTGTGCGACGCCGACAAGCGGACAGTGCAGGAAATCGCCCGGGAAGTCCGGCGACTGGCGCAGGGAGCGCGGGAAGACACGCTGACGGTGGACGAAGTGATGGGCAGCACCTTCACCATCACCAACCTGGGCGCCTATGGCATTGACGGCTTTACGCCCATCATTAATTCGCCGGAGGCCGCGATCATGGGCGTGGGCCGGATCGTCGAGCGGGTGGTCGTCCACGACGACCAGATCGCCCGGCGGAAAATGATGGTGCTCAGCCTGACAATAGATCATCGCCTGATTGACGGCGCGACGGGCGCCGAGTTCATGCGGTCGCTCAAGGAGATGATAGAGAATCCGTACCGGCTGCTTGTGTGA
- a CDS encoding SDR family oxidoreductase, translated as MDMGLKGRVALVTGASRGIGKACALVLAGEGCDVAICARGKEALEKAAEEIKSKGMQVLAIQADVSKPEDIKSMVAKTIEKFGRIDVLVNNAGTGRLSDLMQLPEEEFRYNMDLMFFGLIQCSKEVVPCMRKQGWGRIINISSIFGKQPGGLVDYDSIKAAVIMFTKDLANYLAKDNILVNAVCPGPIHTPLWEGPGQLGEQLGKLIGMSGPEAIDWFAKQNIPLGHHGDPEDIACMVAFLASEKAKFITGGL; from the coding sequence ATGGACATGGGATTAAAAGGAAGGGTAGCGCTGGTCACCGGGGCCAGCCGGGGCATCGGTAAGGCTTGCGCCCTGGTACTGGCCGGAGAAGGGTGCGACGTGGCCATCTGCGCTCGCGGTAAGGAAGCCTTAGAGAAGGCGGCCGAGGAGATCAAATCCAAGGGGATGCAGGTCCTCGCCATCCAGGCAGATGTCTCTAAACCGGAAGACATCAAGAGCATGGTAGCCAAGACCATCGAAAAGTTCGGGCGCATTGATGTCTTGGTGAACAATGCCGGTACAGGCCGGTTGAGCGACTTGATGCAGCTTCCCGAGGAAGAGTTCCGTTATAACATGGACCTGATGTTCTTCGGCCTCATTCAGTGCTCCAAGGAGGTCGTCCCGTGCATGCGGAAGCAGGGCTGGGGACGGATCATCAATATCTCCTCGATCTTCGGGAAGCAACCGGGCGGCCTGGTGGACTATGACTCTATCAAAGCAGCCGTGATCATGTTCACCAAGGATCTGGCCAACTATCTGGCCAAGGATAACATCCTGGTAAACGCTGTCTGCCCCGGGCCCATCCACACACCGCTGTGGGAGGGCCCCGGACAACTGGGTGAGCAACTGGGCAAGCTCATTGGGATGTCAGGGCCGGAAGCCATTGACTGGTTCGCCAAGCAGAACATCCCCCTGGGACATCACGGCGATCCGGAAGATATCGCCTGCATGGTGGCCTTCCTGGCCTCGGAGAAAGCCAAGTTCATCACCGGTGGCCTTTAA